Proteins encoded together in one Bos indicus isolate NIAB-ARS_2022 breed Sahiwal x Tharparkar chromosome 3, NIAB-ARS_B.indTharparkar_mat_pri_1.0, whole genome shotgun sequence window:
- the RHOC gene encoding rho-related GTP-binding protein RhoC — MAAIRKKLVIVGDGACGKTCLLIVFSKDQFPEVYVPTVFENYIADIEVDGKQVELALWDTAGQEDYDRLRPLSYPDTDVILMCFSIDSPDSLENIPEKWTPEVKHFCPNVPIILVGNKKDLRQDEHTRRELAKMKQEPVRSEEGRDMANRISAFGYLECSAKTKEGVREVFEMATRAGLQVRKNKRRRGCPIL, encoded by the exons ATGGCTGCCATCCGGAAGAAGCTGGTGATTGTGGGGGATGGGGCCTGTGGGAAGACCTGCCTCCTTATCGTCTTCAGCAAGGATCAGTTCCCAGAGGTCTACGTCCCTACGGTCTTTGAGAACTACATCGCAGACATAGAGGTGGATGGCAAGCAG GTGGAGCTGGCTCTGTGGGACACGGCAGGGCAGGAAGACTACGACCGCCTGCGGCCTCTCTCCTACCCGGACACTGACGTCATTCTCATGTGCTTCTCCATCGACAGCCCCGACAGTCTGG AAAACATTCCTGAGAAGTGGACCCCAGAAGTGAAGCACTTCTGCCCCAACGTGCCCATCATCCTGGTGGGGAATAAGAAGGACCTGAGGCAAGATGAGCATACTCGGAGAGAGCTGGCCAAGATGAAGCAG GAACCTGTTCGATCTGAGGAAGGCCGGGACATGGCGAACCGAATCAGTGCCTTTGGCTACCTTGAGTGCTCAGCCAAGACCAAGGAGGGGGTGCGGGAGGTATTTGAGATGGCCACCAGGGCTGGCCTCCAGGTCCGCAAGAATAAGCGCCGGAGGGGCTGCCCCATTCTCTGA